The genomic DNA GCGAGTATCCGCACCTGGCCGCGACCCTGGCCCAGGCGGCGGAACCGGGGGACTACGAGGCGGCGTTCCAGCGGATGCTGGGACGGGTGCTGGACGGCTTCGAGACCTCCGGCGGGCCGGAGTGACAGGGCTCTGCCAGGTCGACCGGGGCTGCCCGACGCCCTCTTGAAAGGCGTCCCGCCCCGAGATCACGTTCCTCAGCCATGCATCTCTCCCGGCGTCTGCTCGCCCTGCCGCCCGGCCTCGCCGCGACCGCAGCGATCGGGCTCCCGCCCGGCGCCGCCGCGACGGGCGGCACGCCGGGCCCGGCTGCGGCGCCGGGCGATCCGCTGTCGTACGTCGTCAACAGCGCAACCGACGCCACCACTCTGGACCGGGTCGAGACCGCCACCGCCCAGGTCTCCGGCGTCGCGGCGCTCCTGAAGCGCACGCACCCGCGCGCCTCTCCCGCGGAACTGCGCGCCCTCCTGGCCGCCCACGCCGACGACCCCGGCTGCCCCGACACCTACGACCCGGACGGCGACGGCACCGAGAACGCCGTCTGCGAGGGCGACGCTCGCCACAACGGCTTCTACGGCACGGGCATCGCCGACGCCTTCGACGCGGTACGCCGCTAGGGTCTGTCGTCAATCTCCCGTCTGCGGCTGGGGGTACCGCCCACGTGCGCGCAGCGTGCTGTGGGGGCGCCTGGCACGCACGCTCGCCGCGTTGTCGGGATCGACCGGACAGGCCCACTGTGCGGACGACCGTCCGCCTTGCGATCGCACGCACCGGCCGCCGCGCAGCCCGCCCTGCGGGCGAACGACGCGAGATCGACGACAGACCCCGGCGCGCCGCGGCGCGCTCATATCAGGGCGAACTGGCCCTCCGGGCCCTCCTCGTGGTGGTCCAGCACCGACGCCGGGCGGCGGGACGAGGGCGGGGCGGGCAGGATGCCCGCCTCGTGCAGTTCGGCCGCGGTGATCTCCGCGGGGTACGAGCCGTCCGTGCCCCGCGCCTCGTCCGCGCCCGGGTCCGCCGCCTCCGCGAGCAGCGCCAGCACCGTGATCAGCTCCAGCAGCTCCGACGTCCACTCCTGCGGCCAGGCCCCGGGCCGTATCGCCGCCAGCGTCCCCGGCTCGGCGGGCTCCAGCCGTGCCGCGATCCACTGCTCCAGCACGGAGACGCCGCCCGCCGTGAACTCCCATGCGCCGCGCGGCACCGGCGAGATGCGGCCCTCGCCGAGGAGCAGCGCCTCCTCCTCCGGGTCGTACGACACCTCCGCGGGCCTGGCCGGCAGCGCCGCCCGCACATACGGCCGCCGGCCGCCCGGGAGCCGGGGCCTGCCGCCGCCGCGGGCGCCGCGGAGCTGCACCTCCAGCAGCCGCCGCCCGCGCGCCACGCCGGCCCGCCACGCCTCGGGGTCCGCGGTCAGCGGCACCGCGCAGCCGCGCGGGGTGGCCCGCCCCGTGGCCAGCGCCCACGCGAACACGTCCTCGGGACCGACCTTCCCGCCCAGCCGCCGTCCCAGCCAACGCAGCAGCCGCGGCGGGAGGTTGGGCTCCCGGCCCCGGGGGCGCCGGTACAGCGGCCGGATCCGGCCCGGCCGCCCGGCGGGCGAGCGCCCGTCCGGCAGCAGCGCGGACGCGACCACGGCCAGCCCGCAGGACCCGCCGGGGCCCGGCGTGACGTATCCCGCCTCGACGGCGAACAACTGCCGGTCGTCCGCGACCCGCCACAACTCGGGGCGGGCGGCGTCGAGCAGCCGGTTGTCGGGGATCAGCCACTGCTGGTCGTACGCCCCGTGCAGCACCCGCACCGGCTCGGGACACGGCCCCTCCTCCCGCGCCAGCCGCCCGGTCCCGGCGGCCCGGCCGGGCAACTGCGCCACGGCACTGTGCGTCGTCCGCGCCCGCGTCGCCCGGAAGAGTGCGTCCCGCTCGTCGCCTTCGGCCCGTACGAGCGCATCCCACCGCCGCCGCAACGAGGCGGCGTCGGGCGCCATGACCCACCCCCGCCCGAGCCGCAGCGGGGCGACGCCCCAGGGCATGAGATCGGCGAGCAGCGGGGCGGAGTCGCCTTCGGCGAGCTGACGGGCAGGGGCGGGCGTCGCACCTTCGACGGATGCCCGCGGCTTGACCACGGCCCGCCGCGCCGCAGGGACCGCGGGCGCGTCCGCCGCGGAGTCCGCGCGCGCGGGCCGCTCCTCCGCCGGCGGCTCCTCCGCCGGGCCCTCCGCCGCGGACGCGGCGGGCTCCGCCACGGCCGGACCACCGTCCGCCGAACCACCCATCCCGCGACCTCCCCTCGATCCCCGAGCCCCCGCAGGGCGCTTCGCATCCTACGATCCCGCTGCGACATCCCCGGCGCCGTCATCGTCCCGTCGCGCGCTGTTGAACGCCGCCCGAAGCTGCAGCCAGCCCGGATCCCCCGGGGCCGCGGTGGTGACGGCTGCCAGGTCATCCGGATCCCAGGCGCGGGTCCCGTCGGACAGGACCAGGTGGGTCTCCGGATCACCATCGTCCGGAAGGTCGGAGGTGGCGTCCAGGAACGCGATGACCGCGGCTCTCGACGTAGCGCCGGTTGTGCCGGAGGTCTCCCCGGACTCGGCGCGCACGGACACGAGCACGAGTTCGCCGCCACCGCCGGCGACGGCCAACTCGCCCGTCGCCAGGGCGCCCAGCGCGGCTACCGGGGAGCCGGCGAGTACGGCGTGCTCGACCGCGTGCCGACCGTCGACATCGAGTGCGACGAAAGTTCCCTTCGGGGTTCCGACCCAGAGGATGCCCGGTGGGCCCCGAACGCGATGTTCTCCCGTGACCAGGCGCTCATCCGGTCGAGCCACTCCTGCGGGTAGGGAAAGCCAGGACCGGGTTCGCCGAGGGTGGTCGCCAGCACGCGGCGGAGGGAAGGGAACTCGAAGACCTCCACCGCGTTGCCGCGAATCGCCAGATGGCGTCCGTCTGCGCTGAAGACCGGCGTCTCGTAGCCGTCGGCGTCCAGGATCAGTGCCCGGCGAAGCACCCGCATCGCGGCGGGGGCGGTCTCAGCCCGGACGGCCGGGCGTTGTGGGCGCCGCCGTGGTCAGGAGGTGACGAAGACAGCGCGTGGCACCGCTCCGACGTCCTCGACCTCGCTTCGGGCGCCCTCGGTCCAGAGTTCGGTAGTCGGCGTCAGGTGGCAGTCCCTCCAGCCCCGAGAGCCCGGCGGGAGTCCACCGCACCACTCCGTCCTCGCCCGACACCACGAGCAGCGGCCGGTCGGGATGCCATGCCGCAGTGGGCGTCCGCTCCATCCGGTCCAGTCGGCTGTATCGCCGTAGCCGCCCGACCCGGCGCCGACGGAGGCGAGTTCGTGTGTTCGTCCCGCCTCGCAGTCCCAGAAGTCGGACCGCAGGACGTTCCGCGTCCAGGCCGGCGACCAGTGGAAGCCGCGGGTGGCATATCAACCGCTCGACCGGCCGGCCGCCGCCGGCTCGCGGGCCGTTCCGGGGCTACGGTGCCTCCAGCGTCACGCTGAACGAGAAACGGTCGCCGCGGTAGCGGATCCTGGCCACGTCCACCACCCTGCCGCCGTCGTCGTACGAGACGCCCGTGTAGTGCAGGATCGGGCTCAGCAGCGGGACTCCGAGCAGTTCGACCGTCTCCGGTTCCGCCAGCGTGGCGGTGACCGTGTCCGTGATGCGGGCGATGTGGATGCCGGCGCGGTCGCGGAGGACCTTCGTCATCGGCCAGCGCTCCAGGTCCGCCGGGTCGATGCGGGCCGCCGCTTCCGGGTGGACGGTGTTGTCGGCCCAGTTGGTGGCCTCGCCGGTGGTGCCGTCGTGGCGCAGGCGGCGGTACGTCATGGCCTCGGCGAGATCCGGGAAGTACCCGGCGAGGTCCGCGGGGACCGGGGCGGGGCCGTGGGCCAGGAGCGTCGTGCGGTCGCCGGACTGCTGGGCGACGATCGCGTCGACCGAGCCCAGCAGCCGGACGGGGGCGGTGTGCCGGGCGGTGGCCTCGATGAACGTGCCGCGCCGGCGGTGCCGCGTGATCAGACCCTCCTCCTCCAGCTCCTTGAGGGCCTGGCGGAGCGTGAGCACGCTGACGCCGTAGTGCCCGGCGAGCTGTTCCTCCGTCGGCAGCCGCAGCGGCGCGTCCGGGGGGCGGCCGAGGATCGAGGCGCGCAGGGACTGCGACACCTGGTACCACAGCGGCAGCTTGCGGTTGAGCTGGAGGGAGTCGGGGGCGAAGAGGCCGGTCATGGCCTGAATTCTTGCCGCAGCCCCCGCCACACGTCGTCGTAGCCCTGCTGGAGGTGGTCGGCGTCCCGCGCCTGCGGCGTGAGCGTGACCGGCCAGCGGGTCTCGAACATGAACGCCAGCCCGTCGTCGATCTTCTGCGGCTTCAGCTCGGCGGCCGAGGCGCGGTCGAAGGTCTCCTGGTCGGGGCCGTGCGCGGACATCATGTTGTGCAGCGAGCCGCCGCCGGGCACGAAACCTCCCGGTCCGGCAGTCTTCGCGTCGTACGCGCCGTCGACGAGGCCCATGTACTCGCTCATCACGTTCCGGTGGAAGTACGGCGGCCGGAAGGTGTCCTCGCCGACGAGCCAGCGCGGCGCGAAGACGACGAAGTCGACGCCCGCGAGCCCCGGGGTGTCGGAGGGCGAGGTGAGGACGGTGAAGATGGACGGGTCGGGGTGGTCGTAGCTGATGGTGCCGATGACGTTGAAGCGGTGCAGGTCGTAGACGTACGGGACGTGGTTGCCGTGCCAGGCGACGACGTCGAGCGGGGAGTGGTCGTACGTGGCCGTCCACAGGTTGCCGCAGAACTTGCTGACGACCTCGACCGGGCCCGCCGCCTCCTCGTACGCCGCGACAGGGGCGAGGAAGTCGCGGGGGTTGGCCAGGCCGTTGGCGCCGATGGGGCCGAGGTCGGGGAGGACGAAGGGGCTGCCGTAGTTCTCGCAGACGTAGCCGCGCACGGTGGCGCCCGCGGTCAGCGGCTCGACGCGGAAGCGGACGCCGCGGGGTACGAGGGCGACGTGTCCCGGCTCGGCGCACAGCAGGCCGAGTTCGGTGCGCAGCAGCAGGCCGCCGTGCTCGGGGACGACGAGGAGTTCGCCGTCGGCGTCGGAGAAGACGCGGTCCATGGGGGCGTTGGCGGCGTAGAGGTGGATCGCCATGCCGGTGCGCTGGGTGACGTCGCCGTTGCCGCCGAGGGTCCACAGACCGGCCAGGAAGTCGGTGCCCGCCGGGGGTTCGGGCAGCGGGTTCCAGCGGAGCCGGTTGGGGTCGGGGACCGCCTCGGTGAACGGGGCGGTGCGCAGGGCGCCGTTGTCCGCGCGGACGAAGCGGGGGTGGGCGGCGGAGGGGCGGATGCGGTAGAGCCAGGAGCGCCGGTTGTGGGCGCGGGGCTCGGTGAACGCGGAGCCCGACAACTGCTCGGCGTAGAGCCCGAGGGGGGCGCGCTGGGGGGAGTTGCGCCCGGTGGGCAGGGCGCCGGGGACGGCCTCGGAGCTGTGCTGGTTGCCGAAGCCGGAGAGGTACGACAGCCTCTCGGCGGTCTTGCGCGCCCGCTCGGCGCGCTCCTGCTCGCCGCGCGCCTCCCCCGCCCGTCCCTGCTCGGCCCGTCCCTGCTCTGCGCTGCTGGTCATGGGGGCACCGCCCGCTTTCTCTCACCATTCCTATGGGGAACCATAGGAATGGTCTCAGGTGGACGCGGACGGCGCCACCCGGCGCGCGTGACCCACCGCACGCGCGGCCGGCCTGGGCGCCGAAAACTACCGGCGCTAGTTTGGTGCGGTACGCACACCGCCGATCCACCGGGAGACGTACCGATGCAGGCTCACGACGGCATGTTCATCGACGGCCGCTGGCAGCCCGCCGCCGGCGGCGGCGTCATCGAGGTCGTCGACCCCGCCGACGAGCAGGTCATCGCCACCGTCCCGGCCGGCACCGCCGCCGACGTGGACGCCGCCGTCGCCGCCGCCCGCGCCGCGTTCCCCCGCTGGGCGGCGACCCCGCCCGCCGACCGGGCCGCGCGCGTCGGGGCGCTCAGCGACGCGCTGGCCGCCCGGGCGGAGGACGTCGCCGCCACGGTCACCGCGGAGCTGGGCGCGCCGCTGACGTTCAGCCGGAAGGTGCACGCCGCGGTGCCGGTCGCCGTCTCCGCCTCGTACGCGGAGATCGGCGCCGCGTACCCGTACGAGGAGAAGGCCGGGACCGCCACCGTCCTGCACGAGCCCGTGGGCGTCGTCGGCGCGATCACGCCGTGGAACTACCCGCTGCACCAGATCGTCGCCAAGGCCGCCCCCGCGCTCGCCGCCGGCTGCACCGTGGTGCTCAAGCCCGCCGAGAACACCCCGCTGGTCGCCCGGATCTTCGCCGAGGCCGTCGCCGCGGCCGGCTTCCCGCCCGGCGTCCTCAACGTCGTCACCGGGTACGGCGCCGAGGCCGGCCGGGCGCTGGCGGAGCACCCCGGCACCGACTTCCTGTCGTTCACCGGCTCCACCGCCGTCGGCCGGACCGTCGCCGCGGCGGCGGGCGCGGCGGTCAAGCCCGTGGCGCTGGAGCTGGGCGGCAAGTCCGCGAACGTCATCCTGCCGGGCGCGGACCTCGCCAGAGCCGTCAACGCCGGTGTCGCCAACGTCATGGCCAACTCCGGCCAGACCTGCACCGCCTGGACCCGGATGCTCGTCCACAGGGCCGCGTACGACCAGGCACTCACCCTGGCGACCACCGCCCTGACCAAGTACGCGCCAGGCGACCCCCGCGACCCCGCCACCCGCCTCGGCCCCGTCGTCAGCGCCGTACAGCGCGAGCGCGTCCGCGGCCACATCGAGCGCGGCACCGCGGAAGGCGCCGTGCTCCTCGCCGGCGGGGCCGGGGCTCCCGAGGGGCGCGAGCGCGGCTACTTCGTCCAGCCCACCGTCTTCGCCGACGTCACCCCCGACATGACCATCGCGCAGGAGGAGATCTTCGGCCCGGTGCTGGCGATCATGCCGTACGAGGACGAGGACGACGCCCTGCGCATCGCCAACGGCACGGTCTACGGACTGGCCGGCGCCGTGTGGGCGGCCGACGAGGCGGAGGCGGCGGCGTTCGCCCGGCGGATGGAGACCGGCACGGTCGTCGTCAACGGCGGGAAGTTCGACCCGCTGGCGCCGTTCGGCGGCCACAAGCAGTCGGGCATCGGCCGCGAGCTGGGGGTGGCCGGGCTCGCGGAGTTCCTGCACACGAAGTCGCTGCAGTTCTGACGTACGCACCCCGCCGCCACCCGGAGATACGGAGCCCCCGATGACCCGCGCCGCCGTCCTGCCCGCGATCGGCTCCCCGCTCGAACTCGCCGACATCGACGTCCCCGCCCCCGGGCCCGGCCGCGTGCGCGTCCGCCTCGCCGCCGCCGGCGTCTGCCACTCCGACCTCTCCCTCGCGAACGGCACGCTGCGCCAGCCGGTACCCGCGGTCCTCGGCCACGAGGGCGCGGGCACCGTCGTCGCGGTCGGCGACGGCGTCACCGGCGTGGCCACCGGGGACGAAGTGGTGCTCAACTGGGCGCCCTCCTGCGGCGCGTGCCACTACTGCGGGCTCGGCGAGCCGTGGCTGTGCGCCGCGGCGGGCGCCGCCGCGGCCGAGCCGTACGCCACCCGCGACGGCGCCGGCCTCTACCCGGGCCTGGGCACCGCCGCCTTCGCCGAGGAGACCGTCGTGCCCGCCCGCGCCGTGCTG from Streptomyces sp. CMB-StM0423 includes the following:
- the hmgA gene encoding homogentisate 1,2-dioxygenase, whose amino-acid sequence is MTSSAEQGRAEQGRAGEARGEQERAERARKTAERLSYLSGFGNQHSSEAVPGALPTGRNSPQRAPLGLYAEQLSGSAFTEPRAHNRRSWLYRIRPSAAHPRFVRADNGALRTAPFTEAVPDPNRLRWNPLPEPPAGTDFLAGLWTLGGNGDVTQRTGMAIHLYAANAPMDRVFSDADGELLVVPEHGGLLLRTELGLLCAEPGHVALVPRGVRFRVEPLTAGATVRGYVCENYGSPFVLPDLGPIGANGLANPRDFLAPVAAYEEAAGPVEVVSKFCGNLWTATYDHSPLDVVAWHGNHVPYVYDLHRFNVIGTISYDHPDPSIFTVLTSPSDTPGLAGVDFVVFAPRWLVGEDTFRPPYFHRNVMSEYMGLVDGAYDAKTAGPGGFVPGGGSLHNMMSAHGPDQETFDRASAAELKPQKIDDGLAFMFETRWPVTLTPQARDADHLQQGYDDVWRGLRQEFRP
- a CDS encoding type ISP restriction/modification enzyme, which codes for MGGSADGGPAVAEPAASAAEGPAEEPPAEERPARADSAADAPAVPAARRAVVKPRASVEGATPAPARQLAEGDSAPLLADLMPWGVAPLRLGRGWVMAPDAASLRRRWDALVRAEGDERDALFRATRARTTHSAVAQLPGRAAGTGRLAREEGPCPEPVRVLHGAYDQQWLIPDNRLLDAARPELWRVADDRQLFAVEAGYVTPGPGGSCGLAVVASALLPDGRSPAGRPGRIRPLYRRPRGREPNLPPRLLRWLGRRLGGKVGPEDVFAWALATGRATPRGCAVPLTADPEAWRAGVARGRRLLEVQLRGARGGGRPRLPGGRRPYVRAALPARPAEVSYDPEEEALLLGEGRISPVPRGAWEFTAGGVSVLEQWIAARLEPAEPGTLAAIRPGAWPQEWTSELLELITVLALLAEAADPGADEARGTDGSYPAEITAAELHEAGILPAPPSSRRPASVLDHHEEGPEGQFALI
- a CDS encoding GntR family transcriptional regulator — its product is MTGLFAPDSLQLNRKLPLWYQVSQSLRASILGRPPDAPLRLPTEEQLAGHYGVSVLTLRQALKELEEEGLITRHRRRGTFIEATARHTAPVRLLGSVDAIVAQQSGDRTTLLAHGPAPVPADLAGYFPDLAEAMTYRRLRHDGTTGEATNWADNTVHPEAAARIDPADLERWPMTKVLRDRAGIHIARITDTVTATLAEPETVELLGVPLLSPILHYTGVSYDDGGRVVDVARIRYRGDRFSFSVTLEAP
- a CDS encoding aldehyde dehydrogenase family protein, which gives rise to MQAHDGMFIDGRWQPAAGGGVIEVVDPADEQVIATVPAGTAADVDAAVAAARAAFPRWAATPPADRAARVGALSDALAARAEDVAATVTAELGAPLTFSRKVHAAVPVAVSASYAEIGAAYPYEEKAGTATVLHEPVGVVGAITPWNYPLHQIVAKAAPALAAGCTVVLKPAENTPLVARIFAEAVAAAGFPPGVLNVVTGYGAEAGRALAEHPGTDFLSFTGSTAVGRTVAAAAGAAVKPVALELGGKSANVILPGADLARAVNAGVANVMANSGQTCTAWTRMLVHRAAYDQALTLATTALTKYAPGDPRDPATRLGPVVSAVQRERVRGHIERGTAEGAVLLAGGAGAPEGRERGYFVQPTVFADVTPDMTIAQEEIFGPVLAIMPYEDEDDALRIANGTVYGLAGAVWAADEAEAAAFARRMETGTVVVNGGKFDPLAPFGGHKQSGIGRELGVAGLAEFLHTKSLQF